The nucleotide sequence CTCAACGCGCCTCTCAACCTCGATGCGGCACCGCCAATGATCCCGCTTGGGCGTGTTCTGCCTGTCGCACACGCCGCACCACTCCCCCGGGTTCAGAGCCCGGTAATCCTCGTCGACGCCAAGGACGCCGTCAGGCAGATCGGGGCCGCGCAACTCGTCGTCAGGCGCTCGACGATTCAGGGACCGAGGCGGCTACAGAAGACGGCCAAGGGGCCGATGCAGCATGACCGATCAGGTAAAATGCCTGCTGCTGTTCCTCGATGTCGACGGCCGCCTCTTCCGTTCGGCCAGGGCCCGCAGCGCAAGCCGAAAGACGCAGGCCCCCACCCGCATGTGGCGCGGCTCGCCCCCGAGGTGGGGAGACGAGCTTCTTGCCCACCTACACGGCTGACTGCGCCAACAGGCCCAGGCACCATCGATGTATATCCGATGACATTGAGTGTCATCACTAGGATGAGTGACATGGGTCGATGGATGCCGGACGCAGCGGGCCGACTGTCGCGGGCCGCGCTTGAGCTGTACGAGGAGCGCGGCTTCGAGGACACCACGGTCGCCGAGATCGCCGAGCGGGCCGGTCTGACGAAGCGGACGTTCTTCCGTCACTTCCCCGACAAGCGCGAGGTGCTGTTCCCGCTCTCGGCCCGGATTCACCAGGTGATCGTCGACGCCATGGCCGCCGCGCCGGCCGACCTCCCGCCGCTCGCCGTCGTCCTGGAGGGGTACGGCGCCGCTGTGGACATGGTGAACAAGGGACATGCGCACGCCCGGCGTCGCCGAGCCGTCATCGTGGCCAACCCGGAGCTTCGGGAACGAGAGCAGGCCAAGTTCGCCGCGACCAGCGCGGCCGTGACCGAGGCGTTGTGCGAGCGTGGTGTCGCGCCGCGGGCCGCCTTCCTGACCGCCGCGGCGGTTGCCGCCGCATGGAGAGCCGCGCGCGAATGCTGGATCGAGGGGCCGGAGACACAGGACCTGCACGCCCTGCTGCGTGAATCCGTGGAGGAGCTCAGGGCCGCGGTCGCGGCCCCGCTCGCGCCGTAAGCCACAGGTACAGCCACAGCCACAGGCACGCCTCTCCTTGCCGCTCTCGCGCCCATGACACCTGGTGTCATCACTGTTACGATGACACCTGGTGTCATCACATGCCACATGTTCGACCGAGAGGGTGTATCGCGCATGGCGGAAACGTTCGACGAGGCAACCACGCTCAAACGACGAACCTTCGTCGCGGCGTCGACAGCGGCGGCCGGTCTACCCGGGCTGACCTCAGACCGCCTGCCCATATCCACACCCGCGCCGGCCGACCGGCTCTCCACCGTCCGTCTGGCAGTCAACGGCGAGCAACGCACCGCCCAGGTCGACAACCGCACCTCACTCCTCGACCTCCTCCGCGAGCACCTGGACCTCCCCGGCACGAAGAAGGGCTGCGACCAGGGCGCCTGCGGAGCCTGCACGGTGCTCGTGGACGACCGGAGGGTGAACGCCTGTCTCACCCTCGCCGTGATGCACCAGGGCGCGCGCGTCACCACGATCGAGGGGCTCGCCCGGGGCGAGCGACTGCACCCGCTGCAACAGGCGTTCATCGACCACGACGGCCTTCAGTGCGGCTACTGCACGCCGGGGCAGGTCATGTCGGGCGTCGCCTGTATCGCCGAGGGCCACACCGGCTCCCGGGAGGAGATCCGCGAGTGGATGAGCGGCAACCTGTGCCGGTGCGGGGCGTACACGAACATCGTCTCCGCCATCGAGCAGACGGCCAAGGAGGCATGACCGCGTGCATCCCTTCGCCTTCAGCCGAGTCTCCACCGTCACCGCCGCGCTCAACGCCGGTGCCCGCGACGGCCGTTACATCGCCGGCGGGACCACACTGGTCGACCTCATGCGGGAGACCGTCGAGCGACCGGCGCACGTGGTCGACATCAACGGGCTGCCGTACAAGGACATCACCGTCACCCGACAAGGGCTGTACGTCGGTTCCCTGGTCCGGATGAGCGAGCTCGCCGCGCATCCGGAGGTGCGCGCCACGTACCCCCTCCTCTCGCAGGCCCTCGAACTCGGCGCCTCGGCTCAGCTGCGCAACATGGCCTCCATCGGGGGCAACATCATGCAGCGGCCCCGCTGCCCGTACTTCCGGGACGTCCACTCCGCATGCAACCGCCGTGACCCGGGCTCGGGTTGCGATGCCCGGCACGGCGACAACCGTATGCAGGCGATCCTGGGGACGAGCACCCACTGCGTGGCAACTCACCCCTCCGACCTGGCAGTTGCCCTCGTGGCGCTGGATGCCGTGGTCCAGGTACGGAGCCTCGACGGCACCCGCTCCATCCCGGTCCAGGACTTCTTCCTCCGCCCCAAAGACACGCCCCAGAACGAGCACTCGCTCCGGCCGGGCGAACTCATCACCTCCCTGACCATCCCCTCGGGAGCGCACACGCGCCGATCGGGTTATCTGAAGATCCGCGACCGACAGTCGTACGAGTTCGCCCTCGCGTCCGCAGCGGTGGCGCTGGACATCAGGGGCGGCGTAGTGCGGGGCGCCAGGGTGGCCGTCGGCGGTGTGGCGACCGTGCCGTGGCGGCTGCCCAAAGTGGAGGAGGCGCTCGTCGGCAAGCGGCCGGGGCGCCGGACGTGGACGGATGCCGCGGCCCTCGCGGTCGAGGGCGCCGTACCGCTGTCCGAGAACGCCTTCAAGGTGCGGCTGGTCGAACGGACCGTACGCCGCCAGCTCATGACGATCGGAGGACAGTGATGGCGAAGACCGTCGTCGGGCAGCCGCTCTCCCGCGTCGACGCCCGCCGCAAGGTGACCGGCGCGGCCACCTACTCGGCCGAGCACCGCGTCGAAGCCCTGTTGTACGGCGTGATCGTCAACGGCACGGTGGCCCGCGCCACGGTGAGCCGGATCTCGGTGGACGCGGCGCTCGGCCACCCGGGCGTCCTGCACGTCCTGACCGACTTCAGCAAGCTGCGGCTGGCCCACCCGGTCGATCGAATCGCCTTCTACGGCCAGCCCATCGCGGTCGTCGTCGCGGAGACCCTGGAGGCGGCGACCCATGGCGCCTCGCTGGTCGAGGCGACGTACGAACGGCAGGACGCGGTCACCGACTTCGACGATCCGGACGCCCCGGCGCAGACACCCGAGGACGAGCCCGACTACAGCCGCGGCGACCCGGCGGGCGCGCTGGGTTCGGCGCAGGTGAAGGTGGATCTGGAACTCACCAGCGCCCGGGAGAACCACAACCCCATCGAACTGCCCTCGACCATCGCCCGGTGGCAGGGCGGGCGGCTGACGCTCTGGGACAAGACCCAGTGGTCACAGGGCGCCGCGCGCAACGTGGCCGGCGCGCTCGGCATCGCCGTAGGCGACGTACGCGTGCACAACGAGTTCGTGGGCGGAGGGTTCGGCAGCGGAATCCAGACCTACGACCATGTCATCCTGGCGGCGTTCGCCGCACGCGAGGTCGACAGGCCGGTCAAGGTGGTTCTGACCAGACGTCAGTTCTATTACGGCACCGGGTTCCGGCCGGCCAGCCGGCACCGGATAGCCCTCGGCAGCAGTACGGCCGGGCGCGTCAGCGCTCTCGTCTACGAGGTCCGTATCGAGAACGCGCGCTACCAGACCTACACGGACGGTCTGACCGACCTGCCGCAGTCCCTCTACGGCGTCCCCAACACCCGTACCGCCTACCGGGTCACCCCCGTCGACATCCACTCCCCGTGCTCCATGCGAGGCCCGGGCGTGGTGCTCGGCAACTTCGCCCTGGAAACCGCGATGGACCAGCTCGCGCACGAACTGGCCGTTGATCCCATCGAGTTGCGGCTGCGCAACGAGCCGACCCAGGACGAGGTCTCCCAACTTCCCTTCTCCACGCGGAAGTTGCGAGAGTGCTACGAGACCGGCGCACGCCGCTTCGGCTGGTCCCGGAGGCACGCCGAGCCGGGCTCGCGCACGGACGGCGACCTGCTCATCGGCATGGGGATGGCCACCGCGAGCTATCACAACAACCGACGCGACTCCAGCGCACGGGCCCGGATCAACGCCGACGGCACCGCCGAAGTCTTCGCGGCCGCCGGAGACATGGGCCCCGGCACCACCACCTCGGTCATGCAGGTCGCCGCGGACGCCCTGGGGCTGCCCGCCTCGGCGGTCACCTTCAGGCTGGGCGACTCCAGCTACCCCACCGCGCCCCTGCACGCGGCGGCCTGCACCATGGCGAGCGTGGGCTCGGCCGCGCACACCACCTGCAACGCGCTGAAGGCGGAGTTCATCCGCAGGGCGGTGGCGGACCCCGACTCGCCTCTCCACGGCGCGAATCCGGCGGATGTGCACGCCCGCGACGGCTATCTGTCGGCCGCCGACGGAGGAGCCCGGGACAGCTACCGGGACATCCTGGACCGCGCCAGTCTGCCCAGCCTCGAAACCACTGGCAGCTGGGGCCCGGGCGACGCCGATTCAAGGATCTCCACCTACGGCTACGGAGCCGTCTTCGCCGAAGTCTCCGTCGATCTCCTGCTGGGCCTCGTCCGCGTACGGCGGATCTTCGCGGCGTACGACGTAGGGCGGGTGATCAGCCCCAAACTCGCCCACAGCCAGGCCATCGGCGGCATGGTCGGCGGCATCGGAATGGCCCTCCTCGAAGGCACCGTCACCGACCACCGTGACGGCCGCATCGTCAACGCGAGCCTCGCCGACTATCTTGTGCCGGTGAACGCGGACGTCCCCGACCTCGACGCCGCCTTCATCAACACCGAGGACCCGCAGGCCGATCCGATCGGTGTGAAGGGTCTCGGTGAGATCGCCATCGTCGGGGTGGCGCCCGCCATCGGCAACGCGGTGTTCAACGCGACGGGCAAACGCCTGACGGACCTGCCGATCCGTCCTGAAGCACTACTTTGACCTACATCGCTGTGGCGCGAGCGGCACCCGGAAGGGCCGCCCGGACGCCGGACGGCCCCGCCGGAGCTGCCGACGGTTGTGCTCCCACCCAGCGGTGACGCAGGCGGCAGTCGGTTGCGATCGGAACGGCGGGGCTCGAACCTTCGGCCTTCCTGCCCCAAAGCGGATGCGCTTCCCGGCGATCCCCGGCTCGGCTGAGCCGCACCGCCGGGATCACCAGTGCGGGCATGTTCAGGCGCCGGGGGCGCCCAAACCCTCCAGGACCACCGCGCCCGGCAGGGCGGCCAGCAGCTTGCCCGGCACGATGAGCTTGCCGCGGCGGGTGCCGCTGCCGATGAGCGCGTAGGGGATGTCGGCCACGGCGGAGTCCACCAGGAGCGGCCAGGTGGCGGGCAGGCCGATCGGGGTGATGCCGCCGAACTCCATGCCGCTCTCACCGGTCGCCGTGTCGATCGGGGCGAACGACGCCTTGCGTGCGCCGAGATGGCGGCGCACCACGCCGTTGACGTCCGCGCGGGTGTGGGCGAGGACCAGACAGGCGGCCAGGGTGGTCTCACCGCCCCGCTTGCCCGCGACGACCACGCAGTTGGCGGACTGCTCCAGCAGCCAGGGGCCGTAGTTCTCGACGAGTACGGCGGTGTCGGCCTTGTCCGGGTCCGTGTCCACGAACAGCACCTGCTCCACCGGCTCCGAGCCATGCCAGTCGCGCAGCGCCGCGGCGACGGGGGCGGTCAGCAGATCCAGGCACTCGACGGCGGGACGGACCTCGTCGAAGGCATCCATCGGCGTACTCATGCCGCCAAACTAGCAGGCCGGGAGAGGGATGGGGGGCCGGGCCCGGCGGCCTCAGCGCGGGGGCGGTACCGACACCGCCATGGTCATCTCCACCGGTGCCGTCCCCTCGTTGCGATAGGTGTGCGGGGTGTTCGCCTCGAACGCCGCGGAGGTGCCGGCCGGGACGGTGTGCGCCTCGCCGCCGAGCACCAGGGTGAGCTCGCCCGCCGTCACATGGATCAGCTCGACCGTGCCGGACGGATGCGGATCGGAGGCGCTCTCGTCGCCGGGCATCAGCCGCCATCCCCACATCTCCAGCGGACCGCCCGCCTCGGTGCCGACGAGCAGCGCCGTGTAGCTGCCCGCTTCGGTGGACCACATCCGCACCGCCTGCTCGGGCGGGACGAAGGTCACCCGCGGCCCGTGCTCGTAGTCGAGCAGGGTGGTGATGCTCACGCCGAGCGCGTCCGCGAGCTTGACCGTGGTGCCCACGCTCGGATTCGTACGGGCCTGCTCGATCTGGATGATCATGCCCCGGCTGACCCCGGCGCGGGCCGCGAGGGTGTCGAGGGTGAAGCCGCGTTCGTTGCGCCACCGCTTGAGGTTGCGGGCGAGCGACTGCGTGAGCTGATCGAGGTCCGTCACGTTCTGGTCCGTCCATCCGTCCAAAATAGTGAATGACATAGTCGAGTGCAGTGAACTACTGTGGGCTGTACTCCCACGTCCACCACACTGTACGGCGAGGTTTCACCATGTCCGCGCTCTTCGCTCTTGCCACCAGCCTGCTCTGGGGGCTGGCCGACTTCGGCGGAGGGTTGCTCACCCGGCGCACACCCGCGCTCACCGTGGTCGTCGCCTCCCAGATCATCGCGGTGACCGTCCTCGGGGCCATCGTGGTGGCCACCGGCGGATGGTCCGAGGCTGGCCCGCAGCTATGGTTCGCGGCGGCGGCCGGTGTGGTCGGCCCGGCCGCGATGCTCTGCTTCTACCGGGCTCTCGCGCTCGGCCCGATGGGCGTCGTCTCCCCGCTCGGCGCGCTCGGCGGGGTCGTCGTGCCGCTCGGCGTCGCGCTGGTGCTCGGCGAGCGGCCCGGGCTGCTGCAGGTCTCGGGGGTCGTGGTGGCGGTCGCGGGCGTGGTCCTGGCGAGCGGTCCGCAGACCGGCGGCGCGCCCGTCCAGCGGCAGACGCTGCTGCTCACCCTGGTCGCCGCACTGGGCTTCGGCTCGGTGATGGCCCTGATCGCCGAGGCGTC is from Streptomyces hygroscopicus and encodes:
- a CDS encoding prolyl-tRNA synthetase, whose amino-acid sequence is MDAFDEVRPAVECLDLLTAPVAAALRDWHGSEPVEQVLFVDTDPDKADTAVLVENYGPWLLEQSANCVVVAGKRGGETTLAACLVLAHTRADVNGVVRRHLGARKASFAPIDTATGESGMEFGGITPIGLPATWPLLVDSAVADIPYALIGSGTRRGKLIVPGKLLAALPGAVVLEGLGAPGA
- a CDS encoding transcriptional regulator, whose product is MSFTILDGWTDQNVTDLDQLTQSLARNLKRWRNERGFTLDTLAARAGVSRGMIIQIEQARTNPSVGTTVKLADALGVSITTLLDYEHGPRVTFVPPEQAVRMWSTEAGSYTALLVGTEAGGPLEMWGWRLMPGDESASDPHPSGTVELIHVTAGELTLVLGGEAHTVPAGTSAAFEANTPHTYRNEGTAPVEMTMAVSVPPPR
- a CDS encoding membrane protein encodes the protein MSALFALATSLLWGLADFGGGLLTRRTPALTVVVASQIIAVTVLGAIVVATGGWSEAGPQLWFAAAAGVVGPAAMLCFYRALALGPMGVVSPLGALGGVVVPLGVALVLGERPGLLQVSGVVVAVAGVVLASGPQTGGAPVQRQTLLLTLVAALGFGSVMALIAEASTTLTGLFLALFVQRVCNVAVGGTALLFSVRRGNPGLPEGGMGVVWASLPALAFVGLADVAANGTYNLAAHHGPVTVAAVLASLYPVVTALAARALLGERLRVVQATGAGLALVGTLLLATG